AGTGTGAATTTTCGAGTCCCGGAAGCTGTGAGCTGATCATCCATCACATGGCCATCTGGAAGGCAGGAACATTTGGTTATTAAAGGAAATCCCTCTGGCACTTGATCCTGCTGCCTACACAAGTGGCACATCTACACAAGCCAAGAATCAGTTAGGGCCCAACATTTGCTGAGTGCAGTGTGCTTATGGGATCAACAGTACCAATTACATGGAATCAGACTCCTCTGAAAAAATAGTTCAATAAAAGTTGCCAGGGGCCTACTGTTAACTTGTTCTTTCCTGGATACATGCTCTCACATCTGGTAACCTACCCCAGCCAGTGACACCTGCAATTGCAGGCGTTGAGTCAGAACTTGGTTAGGTTCTGATGATAGGGAGGAACACATCTTGGGTCCCAAGTTCCAGGGAGAAAACAGAGTCCCCACTTATCCAGTCATTCCACCCACACTTACCAATCACCTGTCCTGGGCCTGATACccaatgcaaatggaaaagccagtcCCTGACTGGATCAGGGGTCCCACCTTGTACTCAGTGAAACATTTACTTTCATTTACAATTTGTTGAACATATATTCAATTTCTAACATCTACAGGATCAGGACGAGGAGAGGCTTCTGAACTAGTGTGACCCTAGAATCTAGCTCAGGTTGGGGAAGCAAACCCTCTTCTGTGGTTCTCTTTGTAtttaggttttttggggggggtgataatggggtttacttatttttagaggaggtactggggattgaacccaggaccctgtgcatgttaAACATGTGCTCTCacttgagctgtactctccccccaTCTGGTTCTCTTCGATGTCCCTGCCCTTCCTGTCACACTTTCCCATAGTGAAAATCAGCTAAGGTGAAAGGGTTCTGAGACCAACCACCAGGGGGCGCCATACAGGAGCCTTTTAGGATCAGGGAAGAAATTCCTAAGGAAGGAGAAGTAGGGTCAAGCCTCCTTGGAATTTAAGGGTGATAAATTGGAGCTGGGCGCCCCCAACCGTGCTGTGGGGTGGTCACTAACTGAACTGTCCCCCTGGGCTTGTCTGGGTCTCCCCGCCCCAAGAAAGGAACACCAGAGAGCGTCTCTCTCAGTGTTTAAGAGGCGAAgtcctttctttgttttcctctataGAATTTAACAAACTATAAACCGTCAAAACGGCTTAAATAGCAAGGATGCCAAGGTGACTATCCCATCTGGAGTCCTGGATGCCTTTACAAGCGGATTTTGGGTTGCCAGTCTCTAGCAAGCCAAGAGGTAAGAGACCTTGTTAACGAACCTAAAGGGCGAAAAAGGAAAACCTCGGCTTACCGCAACCAGGTAGAAATGTCTGAGCAAGGCAGCGCAGCTGGCCCTGCCAGCATTTACACATGGAACACTTCCTGGGCAGCCAGGTGTCGTGGGGCACAGACCCACAGTTCCTGAGGATGAAGGGACACACGTATTTTAAATCCCCGCCTCTCTTTCGCTCCCCTctccgcccccagcccctcccgaTGGCTTGCTTACTCTTTGCGCGCATCATGCTCACAGTTCCGTCCGtagaaggagggagggcaggcacaAAAGGACCCCAGCATGCAGGTGCCCCCGTTTAGACAGCAGGTTCTGTTTAGCTCCTTACCTGAAACGTTAAGAGGTGGCTGAGAAGGTGGACGGGTTTCAAAGCTGAGTTCCAGGAAGCAAAGGTTAATAGGGCGGTAAGGACTTAATCTCCCCAAAGTGTTTCCGGAAGTCTAAACATTGTAAACGTCACAGAATAAGACACTGCTTTTTAAGTGTTCCTTTTGCTACCTGTGCTTTTGAGCAGAGACATCTTTTTTTTCACGCACAGTCCAGTGGTGGGCGTGaagtgggttgggggagggaaacTGCACCCCTGGGGGTTGAAGGACGCAATATTTGTCTCACTTCCATAGTCAAAACCAGtctacctcctccccacccaccaaccccctcccccaaaaaagaaaaaaaaaaaaaaaatccagccatCTGCCCAGCTCCAGAATCAGATGCCCACTCTCATAGGCAAAAGTGTCAAAAAGATACTAGGGAAATGTGGAAAAACCAGGACCGCGATACCACATTGCAGATTTAAGACACATGGGTCTTACTCTTCTGGATTCCCATGGATGGTATGAACTGTGAAAGCCGATGACGAATTGCAGGCTCCTTCTGGGACTGAAGTCTGTCATCTCTGAAGGCCAGGGCTCCCTCGGACGGAGGGGCAAGTTCACGGTGGCCCAGCCCTGAACGGCAAAGTCAATGTATGGAATCTGTATTTTGGGCTACGTGAAAATAGCTAGtgatcaaaagaacaaaaaaaatcccttacCAGCAACTAATCCCAGTTCAAACGCTTTGGAAAAGGTCATGATCAAAATCACACTAGGAAGAGGAAATCAGGCCTctattagcaaaacaaaacaacacctgGGTGTCCTCATCACAAGGACAAGACCATAGACCACAAGGGAGAAGTCACAGaacaccatttttctttttctttttaaatggatgattAATTCATGTAACAACATAAAGAAAAATGGTGAGAATAAAATCCACCCAATCTCCACCTCTTAACACATATTATTACTTCTCAGGCTCTGTCCTCATCTGCACATAATTTTAAGTAGGTATAAATCTTTTATCTTCTATGTCacatagatatatttttcttctgCACATAGTTTCCATATAGGAATTTTTAAATGGCTGGATGACATGCTATGTAATTGATGAA
The genomic region above belongs to Camelus bactrianus isolate YW-2024 breed Bactrian camel chromosome 17, ASM4877302v1, whole genome shotgun sequence and contains:
- the CRIPTO gene encoding protein Cripto, with the translated sequence MDRRKMEHFSSSVILIMTFSKAFELGLVAGLGHRELAPPSEGALAFRDDRLQSQKEPAIRHRLSQFIPSMGIQKSKELNRTCCLNGGTCMLGSFCACPPSFYGRNCEHDARKENCGSVPHDTWLPRKCSMCKCWQGQLRCLAQTFLPGCDGHVMDDQLTASGTRKFTLSACTLMLPGICLAIQSYY